The genomic window CTCGAAGAACTCGTGAGCGCCGCCGAGGAATGGTCGCAGGACGAGGCGAACGTGGGCGGTTCGATTGCCGATTTCCTCGACGACGCCGCGCTGCTCTCGAGCGTGGACGACATGCGGACGAAGGCCGAGAACAAGGGCGCCCCCGAGGACGCCGTCACCCTGATGACGCTGCACAACGCCAAGGGGCTCGAATTCCCGGTGGTCTTCATCGTGGGCGTCGAGCAGGGGCTGCTGCCGAGTAAGGGCGCCATTGCCGAGGGGCCGAGCGGCATCGAGGAGGAGCGGCGACTCTTTTACGTGGGCATCACCCGCGCGATGGAGCGGCTGCTGATGACCGCCGCGCAAAACCGGATGCAGTTCGGCAAGACCAACGCCGCCGAAGACAGCGCCTTTCTGGAAGACATCGAGGGCCTGTTCGACACGGTAGACCCCTACGGCCAGCCCATCGAGTACCGCGCCAAGACCTGGAAGCAGTACCGCCCGACCGTGCCCGCCGCGACGACAGCGGTCAAGAACACCAGCCCGCTGACCGCCGAACTCGCCTACCGGGGCGGCGAGCAGGTCAAGCACCCCAAATTCGGCGAGGGGCAGGTGCTCGCGGTAGCGGGCGTGGGCGAGCGGCAGGAAGTGACGGTGCATTTCGCCTCGGCAGGCACGAAAAAGCTGATGGTGAAGTTCGCCAACCTGACGAAGCTGTAGCCCGACGCTGTGGCCCGACTCAGCTCCGGATGACGAGGTGCCGCACCTCCCCTACCGGCACACTCAGCAGGTCACGGACGAGCAGCGGATACACCGGGCGGGCACCCAGTTCGTCCAGCCGTACCCACTCGAAGCCGGTATCCGTGTTGTCGAGGACGCTGAAGGCGCCGTGTGGCAGCTCGGCGGGCACCTCCTCCAGGCGGAAATAAAAGCCGATTTCGTGCTGGCGCTTCTCGGGCGGGCCGAAGAAGTTTTCCACCACCGCCACCAGCCGCAGCGGGCCACAAAGTAGGCCCGTTTCCTCCTCCCACTCGCGCCGGGCGCAGGTGGCGGCATCCTCGTCGGTGCTCAGGGCGCCGCCGGGCAGGAAGAAAAACGGCTCGGGGGCATTGGCTTCGCTCGTCTGCACGAGCAGTTCGCCGTTACGGACACACAGCAGGGCGACCCGGACACTGAATTTCAGGCCCCCGAGCGGCAGGCGGATATCGGTCATGCCCGGCAGTCTGACACCCCATTCCCCCCACACGTCCACCCCAAGAGGGGGCAAAAGTTAAGGCGCGGCTGTCAGAACCCAGTG from Deinococcus radiodurans R1 = ATCC 13939 = DSM 20539 includes these protein-coding regions:
- a CDS encoding NUDIX domain-containing protein → MTDIRLPLGGLKFSVRVALLCVRNGELLVQTSEANAPEPFFFLPGGALSTDEDAATCARREWEEETGLLCGPLRLVAVVENFFGPPEKRQHEIGFYFRLEEVPAELPHGAFSVLDNTDTGFEWVRLDELGARPVYPLLVRDLLSVPVGEVRHLVIRS